The sequence below is a genomic window from Methanocalculus natronophilus.
AACTAAGCGCAATACCTAATACATACATTCCATACCCAAAAATAATCCCTATAATGGCACTAATCCAAAGGGTTGATGCGGTGGTTAGCCCACTAATATATCCATTGGTTTTTAAGATTGCACCGGTCCCTAAGAACCCAATCCCTGAAACAATTTGTGCAACGACACGTTGTCTTTCGATGGTAATGGTCATGTGTTCTAACATATCAGGATTCGATTGCACAAATGCGATGGCATCTTGGACCATCATTTGTTGGGCAATGGTTAAACCTGATGCGCCGATTGCGACTAGTAAGTGGGTCGTTAACCCTGCAATTTTATTACGACGTT
It includes:
- a CDS encoding MgtC/SapB family protein, encoding MSMLLSMNPNVDINYILQSLGLTILFVGLIGFERQRRNKIAGLTTHLLVAIGASGLTIAQQMMVQDAIAFVQSNPDMLEHMTITIERQRVVAQIVSGIGFLGTGAILKTNGYISGLTTASTLWISAIIGIIFGYGMYVLGIALSLMTLFVLTIIKNVIRHNVEELH